One genomic window of Augochlora pura isolate Apur16 chromosome 5, APUR_v2.2.1, whole genome shotgun sequence includes the following:
- the LOC144469864 gene encoding ribosome biogenesis protein WDR12 homolog — translation MAQIIDNNNPVFIIYDIANQSDHDYAAVENDPSPVPGPSTHQQTAPITDFSDCNKLKNATSVDPTMKKTYRRQRFHNKWFCDAALGTWVQPVDQDCYKAKCIACRTILVAGRSQLLKHSNTVLHKENMIKAKEEGKLQELKTLDDLPISKFQKDVRSYASLVKKRLRSLNLVSETNVERVIAVLCKKIDELEQQVAKDRIGPLTEIELKNVDKYVSTEELMNVEPESHSSLIHNDWVSAFAVCEKWIITACDDNTLHIWSYKGTHCLETPGLHTALITALAWISQNKDVASFVSASIDGTARIWSWNITENFVECIHVCRDHKYGIEAVSVNYDETIIATAGQDRTLKLWSTFTHDENENDKSTSECETKVHKRTMKGHEDIVSSLVWSDDTEIISSSRDHKIIIWDSELGEIKHELIGHDRFFDIDYSPLCRSVITASYGRHIRLYDPRYTEGTLLRTLFTSPSQTQRVLSVRWSPVNEHLFISAGDNMQVWDTRNSKAPLFDLLGNESSLSYCDWLNPKFMVFGGKEKVVRIFKSEQVHC, via the exons ATGGCtcaaataatagataataacaACCctgttttcataatttacgATATAGCTAATCAGTCAG atcATGATTATGCTGCCGTGGAGAATGACCCCTCACCAGTGCCAGGTCCAAGCACTCACCAACAGACTGCACCTATTACAGATTTCAGTGATTGTAACAAATTAA AAAATGCTACCAGTGTGGACCCTACCATGAAGAAAACATACAGGAGGCAAAGATTCCACAATAAGTGGTTTTGTGATGCTGCACTTGGTACGTGGGTACAGCCAGTCGATCAGGATTGTTATAAAGCTAAATGTATTGCGTGTCGTACAATTCTTGTGGCTGGAAGAAGTCAGTTATTGAAACATAGCAATACTGTCTTACACAAAGAAAATATGATTAAAGCCAAAGAGGAGGGAAAACTACAGGAATTAAAGACATTAGATGATTTGCctatttctaaatttcaaaaagatGTCAGATCATATGCTTCACTGGTGAAGAAACGGTTAAGGAGTTTGAATCTCGTATCAGAGACGAACGTGGAACGCGTGATCGCtgtattatgtaaaaaaatcgACGAACTCGAGCAACAAGTAGCAAAAGATAGAATCGGTCCGCTTACGGAAATCGAACTTAAAAATGTCGATAAATACGTTTCTacagaagaattaatgaaTGTTGAACCAGAATCTCACAGCTCTCTTATACATAACGATTGGGTATCCGCTTTTGCAGTTTGCGAAAAATG GATAATAACCGCTTGCGACGATAATACATTGCATATATGGTCGTATAAAGGAACACATTGTCTTGAAACTCCTGGATTACATACGGCGCTCATTACGGCCCTAGCATGGATATCGCAGAATAAAGACGTTGCTAGCTTTGTTAG cgCGTCGATAGATGGAACAGCTAGGATATGGTCCTGGAATATCACAGAAAATTTTGTGGAGTGTATACATGTATGCAGAGATCACAAATATGGAATCGAAGCAGTCAGTGTTAATTACGACGAGACTATTATAGCTACCGCAGGACAGGATCGCACATTGAAACTTTGGTCTACAT tCACTCATGATGAAAACGAGAACGACAAATCTACATCTGAATGTGAAACAAAA gTACACAAAAGAACAATGAAAGGTCATGAAGACATTGTCAGTAGTTTAGTGTGGTCGGACGATACTGAAATTATATCGAGTTCGCGGGATCACAAGATTATAATATGGGATTCGGAATTAGGTGAAATTAAACACGAGCTTATTGGTCATGACAGGTTTTTCGACATAGATTATTCGCCCTTATGTCGCTCTGTAATAACAGCATCGTACGGCAGGCACATTAGGCTGTACGACCCGAGATACACAG agGGCACGCTTTTAAGAACATTATTCACTTCTCCTTCTCAGACGCAGCGAGTGCTGTCTGTAAGGTGGTCACCCGTGAAtgagcatttatttatttcagcaGGCGATAACATGCAAGTTTGGGATACCAGAAA CTCGAAAGCGCCATTATTTGACCTACTTGGAAACGAATCCTCATTATCGTACTGTGATTGGTTGAATCCAAAATTCATGGTATTTGGAGGCAAAGAGAAAGTCGtcagaatatttaaatcagaGCAAGTTCATTGTTAA